tgtcaccagcctttcccaggcaggaaaAGGACTGAAAGGAAGTCCATTTAAttttctcagtaggaagattagatgcggatatcggcagtcgacaatttaacgaacgtctccctaaactatctgagtttctcttgtataataaaCAAGACACAAAGGAGACACTTgtagcctccctttctctacaaaactacatagtgtTGTGATCAACCTATCAAAATAACCTCGACATGCTTATATTCCTAGCCAAGATGCATATGGTTACCTTAGTGAagaacctttacgcctttatggAGGCTAGTAGAGCATGaggagagtttgtgttcgctgctgcaacagtgaaacacgaaacaaagaagctaatatcttccaacatctggggtaaagacctcttcccagacgaggtagctaGTGAAGGGATTAAGAGCGCCACCATttagaacataagtcttctccaaaagtggggcatcctttcaaagagaaaatcttccatggttgtgggtccccaacctaaaaagaagacgggaaaagcTGGAAATgtccgggctgttcaacaacattccACAGTCGCAGTGACCACGGCGCCACAGGCAGGTGGTTAAGAGTTaaaacctactgatcattcgaagcatggtaggagggaggttcctttaggatcgtcggaccttcgatccttgggtccaaggcctaatcaagatgggactatgatgggaaacagaaatgtctccaccatcatttccttaacttctcctataatccaaaaccaacctggaggagtatacctgagagctctagagaatacaggtggtaaggaaactatagttcatcgagttccagggaagtctgttttgtgttcacgagaaggactcaagaaatctcggagtcattatgaacttgtcgccactcaacaagttcttattaaacagcaagttcagaatgttaatccttctgaacatatggaccttgtttcaaaaaggggtgtttgtagtcttgtcagacctgaaaggtgtccttttgCAGCATCCAGTCAATTACCCCCTCCCTttctatctaggattcaagttacagatagtaacgtaaatcctaggaaagatatgtgtcgcaCTAGACATAATCCTAAATATCTTCAAAGGATTGGCAAACTAAGTCACATAAAactaagcctagaaatggttcagacaACAATATACCTGGACAAGAGGCtgaggtgggcagcacccgaagtggcttgtctatgtgcatccaaggaaatgacccggttcccgggacatcgcggatgcaagataagcttcaagaagtctcgattctctccagctcaaaggtttcaatggctgaaaaaccattgaagcctgtggtcacaccaactctcctttcccttgggaatataaaaggagatcgcaaggtcggtcaagagattcagataatcagtcagatttctaagacgctaacagggagaagctctgaactaTCCTAATTTTGCAATAGTGACaaacctagtgctaagagcacagctgaaagaggCGTCAAGAATCTGGAgaaaataagcatcaaacgcttgaagatatctaaaaagaccgatatcgttCCCtcgttaatcgcttctctaacaaaagtcaaagcccgaaagtccctgactatgctggtcctgtcatgattggggaagctctctccacacagatcagacttcctacgactgatctgggacaccgaagtgataaagagacgtcgcaatcgacaatgctaaagaacgtctcatacaatCTAGGAGAAGTTACCAATCCCTTtcataaagggatggcacctgtcagcaggtcatatacaattgatccacaatgtgacagtggatgcgctatttcggttcaagccgatagagttggaatggtccatggacgcagacctattccctcccagatgggaacaagtcccggaactgcaaatcgacctcttcatcacgagcgtcttcaagaaacttcctcgatatgtagccccatacgaggatcctctagtggagtttatagacagcatgtctctagtatggaagggatggactcaggtattcccgttcatcccatgcaatcacctgctgaaggtcctcaacaggctcagatacttccaagggggagtagctctattggctcccaaatagcccaagagcaatctgtcctcctcaatgaaggaactgaagctagggctggtcctagttctgaacctaggtctatttaaGAAGGTTCAGAAAtcaattgccttcgttttatcatggagaacccgaacacatcatttcatgattttcttgccctatcagtaagaaaaagatttgggatctcagaaggcaatataaaattcttagaagaatacaagtctaagtcaaaaaagagacaatatgagtcttcttggaaaaagtggattatgttcgtgaaagcaaaaggaccgaaagagatttcaatgaaattttgtctgtccttctttgtccaccttcataatcaaggtctggcggccaacacgataactaagtgcaagtcagccttgactagacctcttctatatgcctttcaagtggatctggcaaatgaaatccataataagattccgaaggcatgtgcaaagcttaggcctgcaacaccaccaaagcctatctcttggtctttggacaaggtccaacattatgcctcatcggtgaacaatgaagattgttcccttaaggatctaacccaaaaggttatatttctgttcgctatagcctctggggctacagttagtgaaatagtggccctatctagagatgagggccacattcagttcacagaagcaggagaactgaatcgtttccctgatccaacctttcttgctaagaatgagctacccactaagaggtggggtgcctagagaatctgccctctgaaggaagatgtctccctatgtcctgtagagtgtctagaggtctatcttcgtagaacttcagacttcaggggaggacagctctttatgggagaaacttctggatcaaacttatccctgaaacaactgagggcgaagctcaccaactttattcatagagcggatcctgacagtacttccacaggtcatgatccgagaaaaattgcttcaccACTGAACtctttttagtatatggacttcgtgcgacttcgctcatatactggatggaaatcattcatagttttctacaaacactatgctaagcaggtccatgaactgaaacattatgtggtggtggcaggtagtgttttaaaacatGTCATTTAATTCTGCGAtcaacagctaattgactgggactgtcaattaatgggagaaggggtcatcccttttagggtgacctcctttaaatgagtgttaccatagtgacactaattctgttcaaaatcatAGGTGTGCAATTATgcagataccactagtgccgtgtgtacgtagtacagagtgtagatagaatgtaaccggtacagagatcatgaagagaaaATTTATTATAACAGTTTTCTTcattctgagagtggcactcaccagTTCTTTCCtctcaagaaaaaaatatagtctctgtattcgttACATGTATAATTgtcatgctacatttgttttactggttaactcatttggtgatttattaggaataaatgtctattagaatatattgcgtccgaattcgcccgacaatttcatatataaaatgccagagttctttgacttactaatgtaagtattcttcatatagttgtatgctcacaaacaatagatataagagacactgatattgattcggcaatatatacaaactatgagactgtttgtatattcagtgtatacttatgtttgttcatacaatatatgttaaccttgagaccccttatCTACTGTctggaatgactcttccctgtagggggcaggaagcactaacatcgtttatgatcagtgatgatgacggataacggtgacgtcatttgtctcaattggtccacatgaccatagaaatgtagtcccaaggttaaggctctgatgaaaatccacagatacactaatagtCTGGtatggttccatcaggacgacttggcttgagcacacaaaacggattttgaagcgaagcgtaaaatctatttttgggtgagatggccatgtcgccctgatggacccacccattttCACTAAAAAGGAAAGATCTTCGCAGTagccctcccgaagtactgtatctgtatcaccatgctcaatgctacaaggaatgtccaccatcttagAAATggtgctgttgtcatactcaatagtagtacgcgaacgggggtaaccttgatacggctaccCTTCTATTTTGCCTCacccccctcaaagcgaaaatgctattaggggtgcagattgctatatggcgtgtcaagaatacgtcctctgatattatgcgatatccttgagagaaaatttgaggatattcgtgccaggagttagaattctggatacctaaaggtaaaattctcttggaatatcactgtagtatatatatatctcttaggaagctactttaaggaacttccatcaggcccTCTcaaccaaaaaaagatttttcgcttcgcttcaaaatctgttttttaagcttctcttatagtttttccttatttcctttcctcactgagctctatTCCCTGTTTgaactcttgggcttgtagcatcctatttttcctacCAGTGTTGTacctcagcaaataataataataataataatgataataataataataataataataataataataataataataataataataataataataataataatagtaataagaagaagaagaagaagaagaagaagaagaaaagtcttGCGTAAAGGGATTGTTGTCCCAGAATGCAATGAATTCAAACATGAGGCAGGTTCCTATTGGGTTGCAGGCAAATGCTGGAGAGCGTTTGCAAACATTGGTAAGCGAATCAGTGAACGCCATCTGATACTAGCAAACGCTGGCGAGCGTACACCAATAACAACAAGAATCCATCAACGAAAATATAAAAAGCTCCAGCAATCTACTTCCCAGATAGACTCAGTAATGTATTCTACTCTAGCTATGACGAGGAGGTTTCACAAACTTCCTCTGGGTATTAAGGCGAGAATCTTGCGAAACCTCACATTGGGCTCGTCGATTtcctttggtagaaatataaaactccagaaactgcgtgctgtgctttattctTAATCCTTCATAATCTCTATATACACTGACTAACTTATATTCagtttatagttatagtaaacaaaagataaatatcatatgagtaatgttacaatggattggatatatacagtaaagtagttaagttgttttcagaTAACATTATGTACataaacaactaaacaagtagttaacataaacattcagataacagtatgtacataaacaactaaacaagtagctAACATAAACATCCCCCTTTCTTTGGGTTTAGACAAAAATAAGAAAGCAAACAAATTGATACAACATAAAATTAGTAACAAGTAGGATACATtgtaaacaatataatataaaaacaataaatcattctcccCTCATCTTTTCCTGCAGACGAGCTGATCTTCTTGGCAATTTAGGCATGTCACAAATAGGACGATAGCTTGTTTGTTCATCATTAACGTTGATTTCCCTCAATTTACTAGTTTCTTAAATTTCTGGTATTGCCGATGAATCCTGTGTAGTTGGACGCATATGAATTCTATTTCTTCTATACATTTTTCCTTCCTTTCCCTCAATTACATAGGATCGGTGTCCTTGTGCATGGCTAATGAGCCCCTTTTCCCAACCCTTCTTGTCTGGATTTTGATAATATACAGGTTGCCCCTCGTTTAATGGTGTCATATCTCTTGctgttttattataatatttctttatggatTCTCTCCGGGTTTACCTTATTTTAGAAACTGGATTGTCATTGTTCATAATTTCAGGAATTATCGACCGTAGTTTACGTCCAAACATCATCTGAGCTGGACTTAAGTTAGAGTCTTGACGTGGTGTATTTCTCAGCTGTAGTAACGCCAAATATTGATCTTTTCCATCTGCTTGCGTCttcttcatcatattttttacttttctaacTGCCGCTTTAGCCTTCCTATTTCGTTGAGGATGTCCAGGAGATGAAATCCTGTTCTCTATACCCCACTCTTTAACAAAAACTTTAAACTGAAACGAGCTGAATTGTGGTCCTCCATCGGACACTAATTGGGTAGGAATACCGTATCTAGCAAACATCTTCTTGATTATTGCTATCACATGATTTGAAGATGTTAACGTTAGAAACTCTACTTCAGTGAAGGAGGAATAATAATCAACAACGACTAAATAATTTCATCCAACAATCTCAAACAAATCTAATCTGATTTTATTCCAGGGTCTGCCTCCGTCATTAACATCCATCAACGATTCCTCCTGGTTTCGAGGTTTATACTGCTGGCAAATGTCACATGAATTGGCCATTTGCTTTATTCTTTCGACATCCCTGGCCAAAATATTGCATCTCTTGCTCGTCGCATCATGCTATTATAGCCAAGGTGAGCTACATGAAGCTTCATTTTGATTGAATCTCGTAGTTTACGAGGAATCAGTATAAGAGTTCCCTTTGGAATGATGCCGTCTTGGTAACTCATGGAATCTCTAAAATCGAAGTAAGGTTTTAATAATTCGGGAATTATGTCTTTGCGATCAGGCCAACCTTCCTTGATTACAGACAATAATTCTTGCAGCTCTTCGTTGTTTGTGGTGGCGTCTCTCACTTCCTTTAAAATTGAATCAGGGTAATTTTTCAGTGAATCTATCATCCTTACCAATGTGtctctattttcctcttttggGCAGGCCCTGCTAAGGGTATCGCCTAACAATAGGCTTTTTCCGCTATTGTACTGATATTCGACGTCGTACCGGGTCAACCTCATCATTAAAACTTGTAAACGCATTGGAGCTTGACTTAATGGCTTTTCAAGGATTGAAGAAAGAGGcttatggtcattatgaacaataacatGTCACCCAAAAGTATACTGGTCAAATCACTCTAAACCAAAAACCACAGCAAGAGCTTCCTTTTCAATCTGAGCCCAGTTACATTCGCTTCTAGCTAAGGTCCTTGATGCGTATTCTATCGGACGTCCTTCCTGCATAATGACTGCACCAATACCATCCTTGCTGCTGTCAACCTGTAATATAAGCTCCTTACTTTGATAAAAATAAGCTAGAACTGGTGTACAGGTGACCTTTTCTTTGATCACTGAGAAAGTGTGAGTGCACTCATCATTCCATTCAAACTTTGAGTTCTTTCTTGTCAGCTCTCGGATAGGTTCTAAATCATCAGCCAGATTGGGTAAAAACCTTGATAGATATTGTACCATTCCACAAAACCTCCGAATTCCTGAAATATCGGTAGGGGCAGGCATTTCTTGAATGGCCTTtaccttattttcatcaaccgTCACACCAGCTGATGTTAAACGATGTCCCATGAACgcgatttccttttttctataaacagatttctcttcatttagtttgatttttttttcttgacaacgcTTCTGTAGTGAATGAAGATTTTGTTCGTGATCATGCATTGCGTCGTGTTGCTCGTTTCCAAAACCAACAACCACAATATCATGAGCTACACAGTATACACCCCGAAGCCCCTCCAATGCTTCATTTAATTTTCGCTGAAATATTTCACTGCTCACCTTCAGCCCGAAAGGTAAACGAGCCCACCGATATCTACCAAAGGGGGTAATTATTGTTGTCAACTTGCTGGATTCTTCCTCTACCCGTATATGCCAAAAAGCCTCTTGAACATCCAGTTTggtaaatatcttggcatgtttTAGACTTGGCAGTATATCCTCCAAAATGGGTAATTTGTAATATTCCCTTTTAAGAGCTTTGTTGAGTGGCTGAGGATCTATACATATTATtaactttccatttgttttttgaaCGACTGCCATTTGACTAACCTAGTCAGTTGGTTCATTTTTCGGAATCAAAACTCCTCTTTTCACAAGAGAGTGTAACTCTTTTTGAACCTTTGATTTAATGCAATCGGTAAACGTTGGCACGGCAATATTCTTGCTGGTAATGTAGAATCTACATTAAATTTAACTTCTCCAAGGTCACCAAGGTTGCTCATCTCATTGTCAATGTCAATTTTGGATACAAATACTTTACCATTGACAAACACGAATCCCATCTCTTGACATGTCTTTGACCCAAGTAAACACATTAGGTCATTTGCAACCACAATGAAGGTTACACTTCTAATTTCATCTTATTTGGTGTTCTTCACATTCAATGTCGTCTCGCCAATTGGCGAAAGCTGGGATTTATTCCACATGGCAAGTTTCACAGACGTTGGTCCCACTTGATCCTTTTTGACATACCTTTGACATATTGCATTCACGTCAGCACCCGTATTCAAATGAAATCTAACCTCGGTATCGTTTACAATTAGTAATGCAGttaatttattagaatttttcatTGCAACCGGTGCCATCCACATGTAATGATCGGAGCCTTCATCTACTTCTTCGTTCTTCTCTTTAACAATTTTAACTGTTTTCTTACACACAGCCTTGAAATGGTTTCTTTCTTTTACATGCTTCACAGACTTTTCCCCATGCTGGgcattttgatttttcaaattcATGCTTATACCCACAAAATCAACACTTCACGGCATACCTGTCCATATTTTTTGAGTCCGAAAAATCTTTATTAAAGTAACTATCAGTAGCTTTGGTTCTCCAATTGTTCACCTTATTAACATTCTCAGAACCAACTTCGCACATCTCTTTAGCACAATTAACGGTTGCTTCATAAGCCAAACATATCTCGACAGCTTTTTCTAAATTTAAGTTTCTTTCTCGAAGTAGCAGCTCCTGTAGTTTTCCTGTCACTGAAAACCCAATTTTATCCCTTATCATTCGCTCTTTTTCTTTAAAATTACATTTATCGGCCTGAACCTCAAGTTCTATCAAAAATGAATTAAATGGTTGTTTGTATGAAATTTTCCAAAACCTGAAGGACTGTAACACTTCACTGGTACGAGGACAACAATACTCTTCTAATCTACTAATTACATCATTAGGATGATCTTTCTGCTCCTCTGTTTCAAAATTAAACTGTTCAAATATTTCTACCATTTGTGGTCCTGAGCAATGGAGTATAATTGCAACCTTTGTTTTCTTGGGTTTACAACTAGCTCCGCTTGCTGTCATGTAGATGTCCACTTGTCTCctccattttttttaaagtatcagCAAGATTATCATCCAAAGGGTCTAATGGTGGAGGCACACGAAACACAGATTCAGCCATTTTCTTCAGAAAAACACGTTTTGTATCAAtaggcttctctttttttttttcttttggattctttaaataaccgctgccaccatgttgatttcctttggtagaaatataaaactccagaaactgcgtgctgtgctttattcctaatccttcagaatctctatatacactgactaacttatttacagttttatggttatagtaaacaaaagataGATATTATATGAGTAATGTTACAAgggattggatatttacagtaaagtagttaagttgttttcagataactgtatgtacacaaacaactaaacaagtagttaacataaacagGGCTAACCTGCAATGAATACTAAGCCGAGGCGAGGGTCTTGAATTAGGCGAGGGTCTTGAATGAGGCGAGGGTCTGGCAAGAATTGAAAATCTCGCTAGAGACAAGAGTCTCTTAAGAGGCAAAAGTCTTGCACAATATGATGGTCTCGCACGAGGCAAGGGTCTCGTATGAAGCGAGGGTCTTGCACGAAACGAGGGTCTCGCAAGAAGTGTTGGTGTCACGCGAGGCAAGAGTCTTGAACGAAGTGAGAATAACCTCACCTCTCCTGTTACTAATACTACCCGTAAACAAAGGGGGAGGCGAGTAGCCTTATGTCATTCACTCGAAGGGAACAAAAAAGATGTGCTACACTTGAAAAGCACGCGCTGTTTCGACCCTTGTTAGAATTAGTAACTATGAAATGCAGGTCCCGAAGAGATGGGCTAGCctctaagagctttgttgtgcccaaaggcACGATGTGGCAGTAAGCCCAAAGAGTTTATGACTATGCGACTAGTCGATGGGAAGGAAGAGGCTGCAAGCGGCCTGCAGTCTCCACCATCTGCGGCAAATATCAAATATGGGAAATGTAATAAGACTCATTTCATACCCTTATGGCATGACTCAGGGTAAAATCTGTCTTCTCACAAGCGAGAAGATTTATCAACATCTCATTCTCACGATGGTGCATCGCCTCGCGTAAAAGGGAGCTGCCACTCAGAAGGGAGTATTAGGAATCTCTCCTCTCGCATGAGAGGATTAATCATTTCGTCCTTCCTATGGTGCATCGCCTCGTGAACCACGGAGCCATTTGTTCAGAAGGTTACTGGAGAAGATCTTTCTTCTAGCAAATGAAAAAATCAATCAACTCCTTGGTATGGGGCATCGCCTGGCAGATGAGGGAGCTGTCGCTTGGAAGGGTGTTACATCGTCCTTTCTTGGGAGGTCGGACTACACAACACTTAGAGGTAAACCTCCTGGTCGTAGAGGTTCCATCTGATCCCTTCGGTTGGACCCAGCTAGAGGTCAGACAGTACTCATTCCCACACACTGAAGCAGAGCGAACATTGGGTAAGTAGCTAAGGTAGGGACAAAATACATATTGCTACCTACATTTCTCGGGGAACCAATGTAAGGAAAGCTGCTCCAAAGTAAATTAATTAATATTAGGTAAGTTGTTTTAAGCCATAACTCTTTACAAGGAGGGTGATATGAGACAAAAACTGTCTTTACTCTGCAGAGCCAAAATGCTGTTGTGAGCTGTAGTATTAACATAACCCCCCTCCCACCAAATACCCTGCTTCTAACTGGTTTTAGCTTTACGAAAATAATAGCACTCCGTAAAGAATTGAAGGATAGTATTTTTCACAGGAACATACTGTTATCGTGGAATGGAAAATCGAATATATTACCCTTAAAATGTCTCTCTAAACAAACAACTTTTGGAAGGCAAAGACTCTAGGCTCTTTTTTGCAAACTATCTTTAAAGGGAAACAAGAGTTAGGGAGAAAATATCACAATGTACCATGATGGCCCAGATTATTTAACTGATAATAGGAGAGTAATTTTTTGATAAACATCACAAAATTAGAAGGAATGGTTGAACTTAATGTTCCACTCCCCAAGGACGCTAGCTAATTTCTTGAATCATAAAATGAGGTTGTGAGAACCTCTTGTCTGAAATTGGTAACAAAGTTCCTTTgatgacataaatatatatatatatatatatatatatatata
This genomic stretch from Palaemon carinicauda isolate YSFRI2023 chromosome 12, ASM3689809v2, whole genome shotgun sequence harbors:
- the LOC137651009 gene encoding uncharacterized protein, producing MRLTRYDVEYQYNSGKSLLLGDTLSRACPKEENRDTLVRMIDSLKNYPDSILKEVRDATTNNEELQELLSVIKEGWPDRKDIIPELLKPYFDFRDSMSYQDGIIPKGTLILIPRKLRDSIKMKLHVAHLGYNSMMRRARDAIFWPGMSKE